The following coding sequences are from one Mytilus trossulus isolate FHL-02 chromosome 8, PNRI_Mtr1.1.1.hap1, whole genome shotgun sequence window:
- the LOC134727756 gene encoding uncharacterized protein LOC134727756, with amino-acid sequence MLESYEYSFETGTRLIDQRRGILTLIPKKDKDRTLLSNWRPKLLAKVITERMKLLLPELIAPYQTGYVAGRYIGENLRLIADIILLTTLKNYPGLILLVDFKKAFDTQEWKFIQKALVGFNFGSNIRKWVLTLYSNISSLVVNNGFSSSPFTIERGVRQGCPLTPL; translated from the coding sequence atgttagaaAGCTATGAATATTCCTTCGAAACCGGAACCCGCTTAATAGACCAAAGACGGGGTATTCTTACTCTTATTCCAAAGAAGGATAAAGATAGAACACTCTTGTCGAACTGGCGTCCCAAATTATTAGCCAAAGTTATTACGGAAAGAATGAAATTACTTCTTCCAGAGCTTATAGCTCCGTACCAAACGGGATATGTGGCTGGTAGATACATTGGTGAAAATCTACGACTCATTGCTGATATTATATTGTTAactactttaaagaattatccAGGGCTTATATTACTGGTCGACTTCAAAAAGGCGTTTGATACGCAAGAAtggaaatttattcaaaaagcaTTGGTTGGTTTTAATTTTGGTAGCAATATCCGTAAATgggttttaactttatactcaAATATATCTAGTCTTGTCGTTAATAATGGATTTAGTTCTAGTCCATTCACAATTGAGAGAGGTGTTCGACAAGGGTGTCCTTTGACTcctctttaa